Proteins encoded together in one Falco biarmicus isolate bFalBia1 chromosome 4, bFalBia1.pri, whole genome shotgun sequence window:
- the WDR6 gene encoding WD repeat-containing protein 6 encodes MESVALVAPVTALEFAGDVLLAGTGPEVVAFRLSGGGPAAAAGRRSVLREASVLGLRAERGPGAARRVAAFGGRWLAVLAVRAGGPGGGAQLAACGGGAARELGARVWEARWAAGGRLALALSGGAVALYEWRGGGRWLQRASCGGAGALRCAVLAGTGWARLALAAGTAAGTVVVWRAAAAAAPRQRLRGHRGAVLALCYAAPRGLLASASEDRSVRLWAVGELGDGDGAGGGAGACLLVCYGHGARVAAVALRGPHPVSAGEDGACLEWDGGGGVRRARRGHRGALRALALLPAGGRLATGGDDGGVRLWRPRRAAPGAIPLGAPGRPRAVLLAGPRRVLALGEAGELAAYEAAAGRWAPVLPPAAAAGPRGVLAAAPLPGGDEALCALAGGDGRLLLFALSRPGAAARLRPFEGAVRGLGWAPRPGLPPAAAALLASGPDGELLWLDVAHRPGRAPGVRLMGRYLLPACRQRWHTCAAFLPRAGLLLCGDRRGSLLLFPCSGCSGRAAESAGITCSGTNPGGEGSSSESETSRLVHKGALPLEAPVSVLFGLHGKTGVTSVTCHGEYIYSTGRDGVYRQLRLRDQQLEVLRKHRPCKGLQWIEELRFTPDGDLLVMGFHADNFVVWSSRTGENLHCIPCGGGHRSWSYYSSPLAEAFAFIKCGDVMLYHRDAEPCEQQVLLASLHGREITCVRRLGAVEVPGHATLNIFVTGSEDTMACILVLSECSRVAVPLARLSDHVSSVRALALASSVGPGDKGFGDEGLSVLLFSAGGRAQIECYRLLCARDPASESAVACQVIHVGSHRLDEHWERKKNRHKLIKMDPETRYMSLSVIPGTSTKQLPMPWKFLAAACSDGSVRVFGLLEAARKLVLVAESFHHQRCVLKVEAFLYTRAGGERRHLLCSAATDGSIAFWDITSPIAEAAATLQQAEGEMQPLALGTPLLTIMAHSCGVNSLHIREMPEGRYLVASGSDDGSIHVCLLEVALGGGEAAGGTCLHVLERVARPCAHAAHVTGIRVLRPDLLLSASVDQRLTLWHRHPGELDELSTTFFHVPDLAELDCWEVREAGGQLRYYCVLCGQGLEMLCGMAPPEPPPPEAPQ; translated from the exons ATGGAGTCGGTGGCGCTGGTGGCGCCGGTGACGGCGCTGGAGTTCGCGGGGGACGTGCTGCTGGCGG GCACGGGCCCGGAGGTGGTGGCGTTCCGGTTgagcggcggcgggccggcggcggcggcgggccggcggAGCGTGCTGCGTGAGGCCAGCGTGCTGGGGCTGCGGGCCGagcgcggccccggggcggcgaGGCGGGTGGCGGCCTTCGGCGGGCGCTGGCTGGCGGTACTGGCGGTGCGGGCCGGCGGaccgggcggcggggcgcagCTGGCGGCgtgcggcggcggcgcggcgcgggaACTGGGGGCGCGCGTGTGGGAGGCGCGctgggcggcgggcgggcggctggCGCTGGCGCTGAGCGGCGGGGCCGTGGCGCTCTACGAgtggcggggcggcgggcgctggCTGCAGCGGGCGAGttgcggcggggccggggcgctgcGCTGCGCCGTGctggcggggacgggctgggcgCGGCTGGCGCTGGCGGCCGGCACGGCGGCGGGGACCGTGGTGGTgtggcgggcggcggcggcggcggccccgcggcagCGGCTGCGCGGGCACCGGGGCGCGGTGCTGGCGCTGTGCTACGCGGCGCCGCGGGGGCTGCTGGCCTCCGCCTCCGAGGACCGCAGCGTGCGGCTCTGGGCCGTGGGCGAGCTGGGCGACGGGgacggggcgggcggcggggcgggcgcctGCCTGCTGGTGTGCTACGGGCACGGGGCGCGGGTGGCCGCCGTGGCGCTGCGGGGGCCGCACCCGGTGAGCGCGGGGGAGGACGGCGCCTGCCTGGAGTgggacggcggcggcggcgtgcggcgggcgcggcgcgggcaCCGGGGGGCCCTGCgcgccctggccctgctgcccgcCGGCGGCCGCCTGGCCACGGGCGGCGACGACGGCGGCGTGCGGCTGTGGCGGCCCCGGCGTGCGGCGCCGGGCGCGATCCCGCTGGgggccccggggcggccgcgggccgTGCTGctggcggggccgcggcgggtgCTGGCGCTGGGCGAGGCGGGCGAGCTGGCGGCCTacgaggcggcggcggggcgctgGGCGCCCgtgctgccccccgccgccgccgccgggccccgcggggTGCTGGCggccgccccgctgcccggcggggaCGAGGCGCTCTGCGCCCTGGCCGGCGGCGACGGTCGCCTCCTCCTGTTCGCCCTGAGCCGCCCCGGGGCGGCCGCTCGGCTGCGGCCGTTCGAGGGAGCCGTgcgggggctgggctgggccccccggcccgggctgccccccgccgccgccgccctcctGGCCTCCGGGCCCGACggggagctgctgtggctggacGTCGCGCACCGGCCCGGGCGGGCGCCCGGCGTGCGGCTGATGGGGCGGTACCTGCTGCCCGCCTGCCGGCAGCGCTGGCACACCTGCGCCGCCTtcctgccccgggcagggctcCTGCTCTGCGGGGACCGCCGTggctccctcctccttttcccctgcAGCGGCTGCTCGGGCCGGGCTGCGGAAAGCGCTGGCATCACCTGCAGTGGCACCAACCCAGGCGGCGAGGGCTCCAGCAGCGAGTCGGAGACCTCTCGCTTGGTGCACAAAGGGGCTCTTCCCCTTGAGGCCCCGGTGTCCGTGCTCTTCGGGCTCCATGGGAAGACAGGGGTTACCTCGGTGACCTGCCACGGGGAATACATCTACAGCACCGGCCGGGATGGCGTCTACCGCCAGCTCCGCCTGCGGGACCAGCAACTGGAGGTTCTGCGGAAGCACAGGCCCTGCAAAGGGCTGCAGTGGATCGAGGAGCTGCGCTTCACCCCGGACGGGGACCTGCTCGTGATGGGCTTTCACGCTGACAACTTCGTGGTGTGGAGCAGCAGGACTGGCGAGAATCTCCACTGCATCCCCTGCGGTGGGGGGCATCGCTCCTGGAGCTACTACAGCAGCCCCTTGGCCGAGGCCTTCGCCTTCATCAAGTGTGGGGACGTGATGCTGTACCACCGTGACGCCGAGCCCTGTGAGCAGCAGGTGCTCCTGGCCTCCCTGCACGGGCGGGAGATCACCTGTGTGCGGCGTCTGGGGGCGGTGGAGGTGCCTGGCCATGCCACCCTTAACATCTTCGTCACCGGCAGTGAGGACACCATGGCCTGCATCCTGGTGCTCAGCGAGTGCTCCCGGGTGGCCGTGCCCCTTGCCCGGCTCAGTGATCATGTTTCCAGTGTGAGGGCTCTAGCGCTGGCCAGTTCCGTGGGACCTGGGGACAAAGGCTTCGGGGATGAGGGCTTGTCTGTCCTGCTCTTCTCTGCGGGTGGCCGGGCACAGATCGAGTGCTACCGGCTGCTGTGTGCCAGGGACCCAGCCTCCGAGAGCGCCGTGGCCTGCCAGGTCATCCATGTGGGCTCCCACCGCCTGGACGAGCACTGGGAGCGGAAGAAGAACAGGCACAAGCTCATCAAGATGGACCCAGAGACAAG GTACATGTCCCTCTCAGTCATTCCTGGGACCAGCACCAAGCAGCTGCCCATGCCCTGGAAgttcctggctgctgcctgcagcgACGGATCAGTCCG GGTCTTtgggctgctggaggctgctcggaagctggtgctggtggcagagTCGTTTCACCACCAGCGCTGTGTGCTGAAGGTGGAAGCGTTTCTGTACACgcgggcaggaggggagag GAGGCACCTCCTGTGCAGTGCAGCCACCGATGGCAGCATCGCCTTCTGGGACATCACCAGCCCCATCGCGGAGGCGGCGGCCAccctgcagcaagcagagggaGAGATGCAGCCCCTGG ccctgggcacacCGCTGCTCACCATCATGGCCCACAGCTGCGGTGTGAACAGCCTTCACATCCGCGAGATGCCGGAGGGACGTTACCTGGTGGCCAGCGGCAGCGACGATGGCTCCATTCACGTCTGCCTGCTGGAGGTGGCCCTGGGCGGGGGAGAGGCCGCAGGGGGGACCTGCTTGCACGTCCTGGAACGGGTGGCCCGGCCCTGTGCCCACGCTGCCCACGTGACAGGGATCCGGGTGCTGCGGCCAgacctgctgctctctgcctccGTGGACCAGCGCCTGACGCTGTGGCACCGGCACCCGGGCGAGCTGGACGAGCTCAGCACCACCTTCTTCCACGTGCCTGACCTGGCCGAGCTGGACTGCTGGGAGGtgagggaggctggggggcagctgcgGTACTACTGCGTGCTCTGCGGGCAGGGCCTGGAGATGCTGTGTGGCATGgccccccccgagccccctccaCCAGAGGCTCCCCAGTAA
- the LOC130148274 gene encoding secreted frizzled-related protein 5-like: MVTAQRRHPSRSGGPWLLGLLACLLLWGSPGAWASYLRRSSSCMPIPHHMALCYDIGYSEMRIPNLLEHETMPEAIQQSSSWLPLLARECHPDARIFLCSLFAPICLDRLIYPCRSLCEAVKRSCAPVMACYGYPWPEILNCNKFPADHELCIAAVSTDENSSSRRMPRASCKDCELEEASTAREILENLCANDFAVKIRILRKNMTTTISDFDLDPSRVEVLKHGPLLRTEIPTRLQQWLDIDATCVHNIMRGTHAGVFVVSGEVQSDKVVVNKAYAWQKKNRNLHQAVRRWKHHRCPEQAGRKV, encoded by the exons ATGGTCACGGCCCAGCGCAGGCACCCCTCGAGGTCGGGTGGCCCATGGCTGCTGGGGCTCCTGGCgtgcctgctgctctggggcTCTCCAGGAGCCTGGGCGAGCTACCTGAGGAGATCCTCCAGCTGCATGCCCATTCCACACCACATGGCCTTGTGCTACGATATCGGCTACTCTGAGATGAGGATTCCCAACCTGCTGGAGCACGAGACCATGCCAGAAGCGATCCAGCAGTCTTCCAGCTGGCTGCCCTTGCTGGCCAGGGAGTGCCACCCAGATGCTAGgattttcctctgctccctctttGCACCAATCTGCTTGGACAG gctCATCTACCCCTGCCGCAGCCTGTGCGAGGCCGTCAAGAGAAGCTGCGCACCCGTCATGGCTTGTTACGGCTACCCCTGGCCTGAAATCCTGAACTGCAACAAGTTTCCTGCAGATCACGAACTCTGCATCGCAGCAGTCTCCACAGATGAAAATTCCTCGAGCAGGAGaa TGCCCCGAGCCAGCTGCAAGGACTGTGAACTTGAGGaggccagcactgccagggagaTCCTGGAAAACCTCTGTGCCAATGATTTTG CAGTGAAAATCCGAATCCTGAGGAAGAACATGACCACCACCATCTCGGACTTCGACCTGGACCCCTCCAGGGTGGAGGTCCTGAAGCATGGCCCACTCCTCAGAACTGAAATCCCCACCAGGCTCCAGCAGTGGCTGGACATAGATGCTACCTGTGTGCACAACATCATGAGAGGCACCCATGCAGGTGTCTTTGTTGTGAGCGGCGAAGTACAGAGCGACAAAGTGGTAGTGAACAAGGCCTATGCCTGGCAGAAGAAGAACAGGAACCTGCACCAGGCAGTGCGGAGGTGGAAACATCACCGCTGCCCTGAACAGGCTGGCCGGAAGGTCTGA
- the P4HTM gene encoding transmembrane prolyl 4-hydroxylase — translation MAAAAAAARAEGSPLPGPPGGRPRPVCSRPYFLVLMVFAHLYVLNVLGLLLFVHLSAGETGGPPAAPPAPPPPPPARALPRLEGIKVGHTQRVELVPGRAHAVRTLSLKPLLFEIPNFLTEEECKLIVHLAQLKGLQKSQILPTDDYEEAMEMIEISQMDIFNLLDHNQDGQLQLKEVLTHTRLGNGRWMTPENIREMYAAVKADPDGNGVLSLEEFKQLNIRDFHKYMGSQKVKMSDLVRNSQHTWLYQGEGAHQVMRAIRQRVMRLTRLPPEIVEHSEPLQVVRYDQGGHYHAHMDSGPVFPETACSHTKLVANESAPFETSCRYVTVLFYLNNVTGGGETVFPIADNRTYEEMSLIQNDVDLRDTRKNCDKGNLRVKPQQGTAVFWYNYLSDGEGWVGELDDFALHGGCLVTQGTKWIANNWINVDPNRRRQLQFQQEMERYAGGGTGAGAPGEWTVDKAYSGVHLEL, via the exons atggcggcggcggcggcggcggcgcgggcggaGGGTtccccgctgcccggcccgccGGGGGGCCGCCCGCGGCCCGTCTGCTCGCGGCCCTACTTCCTCGTCCTCATGGTCTTCGCCCACCTCTACGTCCTCAacgtgctggggctgctgctcttcGTGCACCTCAGCGCTGGCGAGACCGgcgggccgcccgccgcccccccggcgccgccgccaccgccgcccgcccgcgccctCCCGCGACTCGAGGGCATCAAG GTGGGCCACACGCAGCGGGTGGAGCTGGTGCCCGGCAGGGCCCACGCCGTGCGCACCCTCAGCCTCAAGCCGCTCCTCTTCG aaattcCCAACTTCCTGACAGAGGAGGAGTGCAAGCTCATCGTCCATCTGGCACAACTGAAGGGGCTGCAGAAGAGTCAGATCCTACCAACGGATGACTATGAGGAAGCCATGGAAATGATAGAAATCAGCCAGATGGACATTTTCAATCTGCTGGACCACAATCAGGatgggcagctgcagctcaaAGAG GTGTTGACCCACACCCGGCTTGGGAACGGCAGGTGGATGACCCCTGAAAACATCCGGGAGATGTATGCTGCAGTCAAGGCTGATCCTGATGGAAACG GCGTGCTGAGTTTGGAGGAGTTCAAACAATTGAATATCCGCGATTTCCACAAGTACATGGGAAGCCAGAAAGTGAAGATGAGTGACTTGGTGCGCAACAGCCAGCACACCTGGCTGTACCAGGGCGAGGGGGCACACCAGGTCATGAGAGCCATACGGCAAAG aGTAATGCGCCTGACTCGCTTGCCCCCCGAGATTGTGGAGCACAGTGAGCCCCTCCAGGTTGTGCGGTACGACCAAGGAGGGCACTACCATGCCCACATGGACAGCGGCCCCGTCTTTCCCGAGACTGCCTGCAGCCACACGAAGTTGGTCGCCAATGAAAGCGCTCCCTTTGAGACCTCCTGCCG GTACGTGACGGTGCTGTTCTACCTGAACAATGTGACAGGGGGAGGCGAAACAGTGTTTCCTATAGCTGATAACAGGACGTACGAAGAGATG TCTCTGATCCAGAACGACGTTGACCTGCGAGATACTCGGAAAAACTGTGACAAGGGCAATTTGCGAGTGAAACCTCAGCAAGGCACTGCTGTCTTCTGGTACAACTACCTGTCAGACGGAGAAG GCTGGGTGGGGGAGCTGGATGACTTCGCCCTGCACGGGGGCTGCCTGGTCACCCAGGGCACCAAGTGGATCGCCAACAACTGGATCAACGTGGACCCCAACCGCCGGCGGCAGCTACAGTTCCAGCAGGAGATGGAGCGCTACGCGGGGGGCGGGACCGGAGCCGGAGCCCCGGGCGAGTGGACAGTGGATAAGGCCTACAGCGGGGTGCACCTGGAGCTGTAG